ACATTTAGAATGCCAATTGCTCGCCCAACAATGTGAACTACTCGTTGTCGCAAAGCTAGTCATCAATTTCAATGGCAAAGAGTTGCTCAAATACTGCTCCTAAAGCCAAAGctcttaaaaacaaatactaaaattgtaGCTTAGTATATTCAATTGCTTTGAAATCGTTGCACTATAAAATGCCGAATTTTATATTCACGCATTTCTTtgctataatttaaattttcttaagGCACTAAAGAGAAATTAATTCCGTTTGAATTGAGTGCGTATAATACTGACAATTAGAATAGATATACTATTCAGAATAAAGTAAAGAAAGAGccatttaacaataataataatactaataataatattcttaaattcttCTATGTACATAAGAGTGACAGACTTTGCAATGCATtcgaataataaatataaaaataaacttcaaaCTTTGCCTCTTCGTAAACTTGAATTTGCATTCCATTGTCTCGCTGCGTTTCTTGCGAACAGAAAAGATAATTTCATGGAGATCAACTCAGATATTTTATCTATGCGGTATTCTACTTTTTGGctataattttgaaaacgaATTTATGGCATCCTCTTCAAGTTGACGtccaaaaagaagaaaagcagCAGAGTGCTGTGTGCTTTATGCTATGTGATATCCATCGTAATCGCAATAATTGCGAAACTGACATCAGGCATTAATAATTGGCGTTCTTTATACTGTCatcgaaaatttatttatgcgcaTTCCCCAGTCGCGACAAGCTCGTAAATCTCACCAGATGTCCTGGCTTGCTTGGTTGGTATATTGGtgtccttccttccttccttacGTCCTCGTCCTGCCAACGTTTCTTCATTGGCCACTTTCTGTAGCAGCGTATTTACGACTATTGGCCCCACagtattaaaaagtttattattattattaatattgccTTTCATTTGCGCACAATTGACTGAACTCAAACAGTGAATGGCATTTGTTTACAGTCGATTTctgtattcaattaaattgcatatgCTCgtagttaaatatttgttgatgCGACAAAGGCAAAtatgtttctgtgtgtgtttgtgtgtgtgtgtgtgctgacgATAGCTTTTCTGTGAAATAATCCTTTACGTAAGGAGCTGTGCACAATTAATGCTGAAGAGCAGAAAGGATCAAAGGAAAGAGAAAgcaattattgaaaaacacAATTCTGATATATTCAACTTGGTATCTGGGGATAAACAATTTTGTGCTTATTTCCGACATTAAAGCTTCGCAGTTTCTTGACCTAAAACCCACTCTGTCATTTTATCAAGCAGATCATTATTCCAACGTTTGTGCTTTCGCGTTGTTTTCGgagcagttgtagttgttgttccATCCAGATCTGCATCTTCTAGATTGTGATCTTTGATGAGAGCACAGTCACCATATCGTTCAGTTTTGACACACAAGTTCTTGAACTTTTTATCCGCACCACATTGACATTTATCGCCAGGCACTTTACCCAAAGCATAAGTCATTTGATTGTCCTGCTGGTGGCAGCCATATAAACAAATCATCAACTGAATGCGCCACGAACCTTCGGGATATTTGAGAATTGCGCAGCCCACGCGATCATTCAAGCCAGTCACCAGTTGTTTGAAGTGGCCAATCTCCTGGCTAACACAAATTATagtaacaaatatatattattaaaaaaaataagaaagatacagtcgagtgtgcaaaagatacaaatttagtgcactaaaaaatactaaaatgtataaaaatcgGTATTTcgtatatgaatatactgcttcattcaaaacataccatacgaataccatttaaaataaaatactcacCCAGCTGCTGATTTATTAGTGCGAAGTCCCTGGACGTTAACATATTTGTTCTGATTGAACCAAGACTTTATCTGTGAGCTTGCGATCTTCAATTCATCCTGAGGAAGGCTCTCGGGATATTTATTATAGGCTGCATTGTAGCCTGGCTTTGAGGCATTCGTTGTTGGATAGATCAGATCATTGGGTATGCTTAGATTGCACTTTCTTATCGCCTGACTGGCCACATAAGCCAGATTCTCATCCCATTTGATTTTGAGCATTCGTGCCGCAATTGGAATCAGCGTAAAGGTACCCTTTGCCACCATGTTGCGGTACGTATTGTGTTGTCTTATTATATTCCATTTCATCCGATCCGTTATGTCCGAAAGCTCAGCAGTCGATTTACCACACTTGATGTCACCTTGCTGCAATtcgtaattataataaaagtaaatgtataTGCATTATTGCAGCACTTACTTTGGGATTGCAGGCCACGTGATTTTGACCCCACTGTTCACAATAATTGGGTGCGGATTCTTCAACAATCTTCTGACAGACATTTGACTGACTTTGCACACCGAGGAGGCCAATGATGGCAATCGATGCAGCAAACAGTTTGCGGTTACAACTTTTCATTGCTAGTGTTTCTATTCAACTAAAGTTAATTTACCATCATTCGTTTAATTTTCAATCCTAAATTCAATTGATACGTCACGAATTCATTCGATAGGGtctaaatgaaataataatataatataaccaCGTAAGTAATAGCCtgtatttattaaaaccaagtttttttttggttcagAATAGAAATAGGTAGAAACCAATATCATAGCTTAAATAGCTGTTTGATAGAGATTTCGTTACCGATGACCCACATTAAATAGCTTAACAGTAGCATATTGGAAATTCATTTGcgttcatatttaataatgaattatattatatataaactatGCCAACATAGTTAGCTTATGGTAACAAATTCATGAATTATGTATGAGCTTCTGATAACTTTAGCTGCTGTACTAATCATATTGATCTGCTTACtgagtatttttatttggtaaaaAAAATCGACTGCACCTGTGCACTAATTTCCTTGgatgaaaatctggtatattttaatatatctaTGATTGGTTTTAAAGgtaatattatatcaatatacaaattataccCAGTACTCAGTATTTTATTGGTATTAAATGATTTGGttgacaatgtggtatattttggtatgtCTATGGTAAAAGTAATATcgttatacaaaatataccgaaagctatattcagtatttaatttatattcagtatattattggTATTAACTGTTTTACCTTATGcacattatggtatattttggtagatccaggaatattttgaatacaatagtatatcaatatacaaaatataccgaaggttacATTCAGTATTTAAtaggtatatttgtagaatcaTACCGCagtgttttacttttattgaaaataggtaGCGGCTATCTCACAGTTCAATACACTTGattatagctttcttacttgctttgtTATGCAAAAAATTTGTCATTTGCAATCGGATATTAAAGGCAACctcttatatattttgataaataaaagtaaatttttcctgcatttaaattcgatgcgcaaattcaatttcatttcgaaaATAATGTCAGTCAACAataatgcaattgcaaatggtATTATGAATAAAGCTTCTAGGTATTATTGTTTGGGCTGAATGTTGATAGCAAATGAGGAGAAATAAcgttatatatagtatttagcTAATGAGCTTTCATTCCATTTTCTTTTATGACTAACTGGCATAAACACTAAACTGATTAAGCATGGAGCTTAGCAATTTCACTGTTTACAATTTGAACTGAATATCTAGAAGAGCTAgtctataaaaatgaattcgcCGCGTAGTCATCGCAGGTGAAGAGATAAGCAAGTGGCATAGATAAGCCACAATTTCCAATAGTGTTTTACGATAGAATAGTCAGattgatttataaaatgtatttaagttATATAGTCTACAAAACTAACACAGACTTAGGTAATATAAGTTAAAGAGCTTAATGTACGTTCTCCTGGCGATTGGGTTCGATGGTGACACGAGCATAAGGACTGCCCGCTCCAACCTTCCGTCGCATTGTGACACCTCGATGTGGTCGGAGACCCATGACAATCAGATAGACGCCAGCGGCACAAAGGGCAATCAGTCCGAGTATGATAATGCCATAGATCCAACGTGGCCACTTTTCACAGCTGAACTCGTCGCGGCGCACCGAGGAGATGAGCATGCCACGGACTCTGGCTGGAAGCAGACAACGTCCGTTGGTCTGGATGTCCAGATTCTTGAGCCATTCTAGCTTGCAGTCGCAATGAAGCGGCACACCGTTGAGGTCCAGTTCGGTGAGTTTGCTAAAAACCGGCGACAAACTGGCATTAAAACTGCGCACCAAAGTGCCGCGAAATATGATCGATTTCAAAGGCGGCAGGGTTTGATTTCCACTCTCCGAAACGAAGGCATCGCCATCAATATAGTTGAGACTGCGTGTGTTCTGGAAACTCATTGATTCCACCGCATGAAGCGAGGCCAGCGAATGGGCATCGATGCTGCGTAGCTGAGGCATGTCCTCCACGAAGAGTTGACGAATTTGGGACAGATGACGCGTATCCTCCGGCTGCAAATGCTGCAGGCGATTCTCACTGATGTCCAGACTGTGCAGCGATGCGGGCAGCTGGCTGGGCACACGCTCGAATTGATTGCGACGCAACGAGAGCTCGATCAATGGCGCCGTTCTGGGGAGTTGAAGTTCCTGCAGATTGCACGCATCCAGCTGGAGTTTCTGCAACTTCTGATTGATGCCAAAGGTGGTGTAGACATCCTGGCCAATGCTCTGATTCAGTTGGCGATTCCACGACAACTCCAGCGTAGCCAGCACGAGTAGCGGGGAAAAGATTTGCGATGGCAGCGTGTGCAGATTGTTGTGCTCCAGACTGAGCACCGTCAGATGGGGCAAGCTCTGAAACGCTTGTGCGTCCAGCTGCTGAATGCTGTTCCAGCTTAAGTATAACTCACGCAGACTCGTCAAGCTGCCAAAGTTGTTGGCCGCAATCgagctgatgttgttgtgcatCAAGTTGAGCAGACGCAGACTATCGCTGGTAAACACTGGAGCACGATCCAAAGCATTCCACGACAGATCCAAGGTATCAATGTAGAGTGGCAGCAGACCCGTAAGATCCTCGGCCTTGAAGTCCTTGTAACTGCAATCGATGTGCAACGCACGCATGCCCCATGGTGCGGCACTTACATTGCTGCACTCACAGGAGAGTCGTGTGTTCTTATACTTGGCGGGATAACAGAAGCGATCCACTTCCTCATCATTCGCATCGATTTGCTCCGTTTGTATGCCatccaacagcaacagcagcagcaacagcaatccaCTTATGAATTTTGGTGCAAAGTTCAGTCTTTTTGTGGTGGCGGCTCTTGTCATCGTCATGGAGTTTGGGAGTTCTTTCTGGGAACGTGTTGACTACCACACTGCACAGTTAGCTGACAAATCGCTGTTGAATTTCTTTGCTGCGACACTTCCACAGATATCAAGTACAATATCTTATcgcaaacacacagaaaagCTCGTGGCTTGTGCCCCACTTAGAGATGGGCGCGTGAGTGAAACTATCGAATGGTCGCAGAGAATGATTGATGGGAAATTACAAGTTATATTATCGAATTAGTATAtcatagaaaatatataaagctCTAGCTttctattttgaaaaataactCAAATTCTTTTTTCATTATAACAATCATAAAGTTCGAGCTATCTGATTAAAACATGACTTTGGTTTGTAGAATTCAAGAAACGgataaattaagtatataataataattttattttatttttttgcttttgattactcaattttcaataattttaaatatattaaattatcaaataacaaaatgctgTTATTTAAACTATACTTAAtgatattaaatacatatattgaatggtcactaaaacaaaaatattctaaatgtcaaccaaattaaaattaatttaaatatttaaatatccaTTTGAGATGACTACTTACAAAACAATACCGAATACTTGTTTCTATACCAACTTTTATTCAGTTCCTTCCTTTCTTATGCCTCTTCTTCTTACACTTTCTGTTAATTCCAAGTTCCATCTGCTCAATTCCTAAATTGTTGAACATATGCTCACAATAAAATTCACTTCCTCTCATCGCCCCCATTAATGTGGTTAGTCATGAGTGCTGTTTTAGGAAAGGTGTGCATTCAAATGTTATGATAAGATAAGAGCAAAGCTTTTTTCTCGATGTCCAATTCAGtatttctccctctctctctcttattgtGTATTGctgtctcagtcgcagtcccATATTATTTATCTAGTTCATTAATCATGGTTAGTTTTGGGACTAAGCTCTGccgtaaacaaaacaaaagacaattttgttgctgtcgttgaaAAGAAGTGAGATTCGTTTTATTTCTATAACACAACAGTTTTAATTTCCATTGCATTCGTTGGCTTACATAGAATATTGATGAAAATTGGCCGCTGTTCTGTTGAGCCTTaccagccaaaaaaaaacacgatacttttctttcattctgtTTTTTAATACCACTCAAAAGTTACGCTTAATCCCAGACAGCGTTTTACACGCTGACTTGCCACAGCGCCTTATCCAAGGGGATTTGTGAGGCTTTCCACAGCACCAAAATGAACACAAAATCAACTTAATTTCTAATTACAGACACTGCTGGTAGAGATTTGGGACGAAAGCCAACTTTCAAGTTGCAAACGAGTATTTTTTGATGATGCTTAGGCACAAATGTAGACGAAGCAAATACCTCTTAAAATGAAGTAGGATTAAGAAGAGATGTTAATGCAAACTTTAACTTATTTGGAATTATGAGTCGTGTTTCTCCTTTTGTTGCAGttcattgcaaattaattagttttctaATTAATAGTTCCATTAAGAATTATTCACTAATGCAGCTGCACAAGAACTTACTATTATCATAGAGGAAAATAATTTCCATCAACTTTTAATCTTTAAGCTTTGTAGGGATAACttccaatttttaaattacaagtaaacaaattttttgttttttttttaattaaataaaatttatatttacttacattttactataaaattttccagttattattgcttttactattttttgttttactcttTAATTCAATCGATTGTTAACTCTGGTTTTTTGCTCTCGAATTTTCCTATCAATTTTGTTGAATGCGGTTTGATTGGTTTCCATTTGGCATGGTCTGTTTGCCACAAGAAAGAAGCTCTAGTTTATAGCCTCTATAGTGAGgtttttttgtagatttttcCCATTATTTGGTGAAAATTTGAGctgattttcatttggttgGTTTGTGTCGGAAATGTACTTAAATACGAGTTCGTGTACGAAATTTTCTTTGTGTCAATGGAAAATTGATGAGGCTCGCAGGCATAagtactcacacacatacatatatacatacacttacactcacacacacgtacacacaatGAATCATATGGCataacacccacacacatacacatacactcacgcaaaatttgcataaattaaagacTTTCATGGAAAACTGTTTGCCGCTCTTGACTTTTGAGCGGAGACAGAGCATCAAATTACATGTGAAGAGCTAAAGGCATCAAGAGGAGGGAGGTGAAGAGGAGTCAAGTTGAGAGGCAGAAAGAGGAGATCTCATGTAAAGCATTTAATGAGCTCTGTTGCCAGctgtcatgtgtgtgtgtgtgagtgagtgtatgcatgtgtgtgaataTGTTGTTGTGTActgaaatttttgaaaatgccAGGCACATGCTTCAGCccctttcccttcccttcccagGCTCCACCATCGTCATGTCATTATTACaggaaaatttattttcaactaaaAACTCATTAATTACATTGAAAGCTGattacgtgtgtgtgtgtgtgtgtgtgtgtgtgtgtgtgcgcgtacttaacaataattatgcacaatttaattaaaactcaatttgACGACCAATTCGATGTGCGCTCTaatgaaattgttaattaatatgccaaattagAGTACACACACgcagttctctctctctttcacacacGCGAACTTCTCAATTTCCGGTAGTTTTGTGGTAAGTACAAGcgcaaaacagaaaaaatccAATTGAAAAATAACATGTAAGACAGCTACAgacaagtgtgctcgactttaagTTACCTGCTGCCCAATTTGAATAAGCGGAAAAGAATGcggaattaattttaaaatataccaaaccaatatactgtaaaatacaaaaaatataccaagactattatttagtatatttatatagtaaagcATTCAGaacacaatatataaatataccgcaaaaatactaaaaaatatatcgaaaactatatttgatatattgatatacatttcaaatatactatattaatatactgcaaaaattataaaagttatcTAAgtctacatttggtatattgatatggtattacgcttcaaatataccacagagtattAAAGATACCATATAATCAGCCAAAGAAGTTAAGATCCCTTCAATTTTCTTCGATttactttgagatacccgcgaCCCTTTTTGAATAAGTGTAATATAGTacgatattattcttaaaatataccaaattaatatactgcaatatactaatatataccgagagctatatttggtatattgatatagtactacatttgaaatataccatagagtactaaacataccaaattatcagcaacaattttgatctgatcgtaaccaaatttacttacaacatttttgttagttaTTGGTGGACTAAAAATCGctactctagcttcaaaatgaCGGTAATTATTCGAATTtatgttgcatacatttcctgcaagcacaaagttgtaacacccttttaccctatgagaagcgggtataaaaatgcgCGCTAAACGTGCAGCGATGgaaacacacactcaaacacacacacacactcgcacacacactcgcacacacacacacttgcaaacACAGTCAAGCTGTGCGCCGAAACGTGctgaatatttatgaaaattttaatattaaattgtgcTACTAGTTGCGAGACTGAAGAGAAAAGTGggtcagacagacaggcggTCAGTCGGATAAGGCTTAAATGCGTCAGCGAAATGATCAGCATCAGTGGccgttgcatgccacaaatagttgcagcagcagcagctggagtgggcgcaaaatgcaaatgcaaatcgaaaACACAATGGAAAATCATTAAAAGCGCGTTCGTTATCCTGCAATTGACTTTAATGACGCCTGATTGCCTGCCAGTGTTGTGtaacgcccacacacacacacacacatactaagAGACACTCTCACACCCAAACACTCAGTCGGGGCACGCATCAGTTGACATCAATTGTTGTGCGACTTGAGCTAATTGAATCACTTGTCATGCATTTTGTCTAATAATAGcgcattaaattgcaatttacagCCGGAAGCGATGAGGGGAGCGCGGAGAGCGGAGAATGAGTGAGAAGGCTGCTTTGCCACATCCGTTAGCCGGAAGTGGCTttagtcagccagccagccaaccagACTCGGTCTCTTTGCATTATGACGACACACAAGTACAAGTCCTTCAGTGCATACGtagcgtatgcgtaatatttttctaaatgctcaaaagtatgcaacacaaaacagATAAAACACAGACAACGAGAGCGTATTTAATTGACTTTGAAATTGTGGCTGGGCAGAGAACAACGCACAAACATTTGAaagtctgtatgtgtgtgtgtcgcttaGTTGAGCACGGGAACAGCTTAAAAAGAATGCCAAATGAGCTCAGCGAGCAATCAAAAAGggcaaagcacacacactacTGAGTGGGTCGCTCACTTCTAGTACGCACTGTGCTAagaattaaacttaaattgcGTTTGCAATGATTGAAAGAGTGTTTCATGTTCGGCCAGCTGCCGTTGTCTGTTCTGTTTATTTACTGCGCtcaattaaatatcaaatttaaagaaaatgattTCGTCTAATGGCAAAACGTGCCACAAAACGACCTCGTTTCCTACTTCAATGTGCCTCGTAATGCCTTAACTAAACAATAGAGAAAACAACTCGAATACATGTGCGTTTCTGTTTGTTtatgcgtgtgtctgtgtgtgtgtgtgtgtgtgtgtggcagacaAGACGAACAATTTAATACATTCATTTGATTGAAATGATAAAAGCCAAAGAGAAAGttaactcacacacacacacaaagaggtTGAGTCTAATGAATGAGCATTGATAACGCATCTTTAACTCAtatcaaacacacacgcgTGGAATTTACTGCCTTGTGATGAATATTCATACTTAATTGATATAATTGATTAAGAAATCATATACTATTTGTGTGCCTGACTGCTTCAGGCGTGTCTAACGCAGTTAAAGCCAATAATGTAATTTGTTagtgctttgttgttgcaagtcaGTGAATTAATTCCAAAAGTTATGTTTGTTGTAAGTCACAAAAGTAATTCAAAAGTTGAAGCAACAACATTAGTATGAACAattgctaaatatttaaaattgagaaGATTTCTTaagtaatgaaatattaaacaactaagaaaaagagtgtaaaatataccagattgtcagccaaaggaACTAAGAACCATAAGTGGGCGTTTttcgcaaccaaattcaggaatcataaaaactttagttattattgtatgtaccaaaatgactctagcttcaaaattacgcttgttattcgatttttgttaatttgcgAGGGCCGAAGTGGGACTGtcgaaaaagaattatattcccctctattatattttataagatataggtgttcatatggatggacggacagacagacggacggatagacggacagacggacgaaTATAACTAAGTCGTCTctgttgttgacgctgattaagtATACTTTATATGTTCGGAGATGAATCCTTTTGCCTATTCAaaaatagttattatttattaatatttttagttttcaaaaAAGAGATCTTAAACTGCGACGTAGTAGAAAATGTTATGGAtgatgtttaatttattttcaactacAATATTTCgcaatatttattcatattttaatttgtttttttttagcaagCTTGAATACACTCTAATATAAGCACATTATAATAAATCATGATGCGTAAAATGACTCTCCTTAGGTCAAAGTACTCAAATAATAATcacattaaatacattttttatgcagaCACGTCAGCTTGTtgaacacattttatttaatagacGCTTTATGCTCTTCAAGAGTACAGCAAgcataaaatttttaataatgcaTAGGGCCATTCACCAgttgatttcatttgctgcTACACTTTGATGGCGAAATGTGATAAAATTGTCAAAGCGAAGTTGTGAAAATTCGGTCAAAATGCCATTTAGATGAAATCTgcaacttttataattttcgaaaacacatttaaattgaaagatGAAATATAAAGTGCAATTGCAagaaaaagtcaaataaaatatttatactatatatctcACATGTgatataataaaagttaaaagagcAA
This is a stretch of genomic DNA from Drosophila albomicans strain 15112-1751.03 chromosome 3, ASM965048v2, whole genome shotgun sequence. It encodes these proteins:
- the LOC117568696 gene encoding venom allergen 5.01-like, translated to MKSCNRKLFAASIAIIGLLGVQSQSNVCQKIVEESAPNYCEQWGQNHVACNPKQGDIKCGKSTAELSDITDRMKWNIIRQHNTYRNMVAKGTFTLIPIAARMLKIKWDENLAYVASQAIRKCNLSIPNDLIYPTTNASKPGYNAAYNKYPESLPQDELKIASSQIKSWFNQNKYVNVQGLRTNKSAAGQEIGHFKQLVTGLNDRVGCAILKYPEGSWRIQLMICLYGCHQQDNQMTYALGKVPGDKCQCGADKKFKNLCVKTERYGDCALIKDHNLEDADLDGTTTTTAPKTTRKHKRWNNDLLDKMTEWVLGQETAKL
- the LOC117570804 gene encoding leucine-rich repeat and immunoglobulin-like domain-containing nogo receptor-interacting protein 3, with product MTMTRAATTKRLNFAPKFISGLLLLLLLLLDGIQTEQIDANDEEVDRFCYPAKYKNTRLSCECSNVSAAPWGMRALHIDCSYKDFKAEDLTGLLPLYIDTLDLSWNALDRAPVFTSDSLRLLNLMHNNISSIAANNFGSLTSLRELYLSWNSIQQLDAQAFQSLPHLTVLSLEHNNLHTLPSQIFSPLLVLATLELSWNRQLNQSIGQDVYTTFGINQKLQKLQLDACNLQELQLPRTAPLIELSLRRNQFERVPSQLPASLHSLDISENRLQHLQPEDTRHLSQIRQLFVEDMPQLRSIDAHSLASLHAVESMSFQNTRSLNYIDGDAFVSESGNQTLPPLKSIIFRGTLVRSFNASLSPVFSKLTELDLNGVPLHCDCKLEWLKNLDIQTNGRCLLPARVRGMLISSVRRDEFSCEKWPRWIYGIIILGLIALCAAGVYLIVMGLRPHRGVTMRRKVGAGSPYARVTIEPNRQENVH